One Elusimicrobiota bacterium genomic region harbors:
- a CDS encoding IS3 family transposase produces MSNHKRTKRLYREEKLPLRTRKRKKRGCHLRVEMPIPERANQRWSMDFVSDRIWRGRRFRVFTIVDDYTRECLALEVDTSIGGARVARVLDRIVAQRGRPEWIRMDNGPAFTGQALDEWGYRNGVKLDFIDPGKPTQNAFIENFNSILRPECLNDHWFTSLQEARDIIEAWRLEYNRERPHGSLGDLTPRKFATKASLGLYLAVAQ; encoded by the coding sequence GTGAGCAATCACAAACGGACGAAGCGATTGTATCGGGAAGAAAAGCTGCCATTGAGAACACGAAAGAGAAAGAAGCGGGGCTGTCACTTGCGGGTGGAAATGCCAATACCGGAACGGGCCAACCAGCGGTGGTCGATGGATTTCGTGTCGGACCGGATCTGGCGGGGACGCCGGTTTCGGGTGTTTACGATCGTGGACGACTACACCCGGGAATGCCTGGCTCTGGAGGTGGACACATCCATTGGCGGAGCCCGTGTGGCGCGTGTGTTGGACCGGATTGTAGCCCAACGCGGCCGTCCGGAGTGGATTCGGATGGACAACGGCCCAGCATTTACCGGACAAGCGTTGGATGAATGGGGCTATCGGAATGGGGTGAAACTGGATTTTATTGATCCAGGGAAACCAACGCAGAACGCGTTTATCGAGAACTTCAATTCGATCCTGCGACCGGAATGCCTGAACGACCACTGGTTCACAAGTTTGCAGGAGGCCCGGGACATTATCGAAGCGTGGCGTTTGGAATACAATAGAGAACGTCCTCACGGATCACTGGGGGACCTCACGCCAAGGAAATTTGCTACAAAAGCATCGTTGGGACTCTACTTGGCAGTGGCACAATAA